The Desulfonatronovibrio hydrogenovorans DSM 9292 genome includes a window with the following:
- a CDS encoding peptidyl-prolyl cis-trans isomerase, whose product MQKIYLTLAVILILFFGPGCSGQESFEPQASINGEHLDAALLKAYAERLSSSEKTRGNLSPESILEHVQNMEALIAEGRARGFEEMPHFRQAVHQFKAELMHRVLQPDLVPEISRESISDEEVRAFFEENISTYSLPDLYSVTIMSGESRQAAEEFLSAVQQEQSLEDQAEMRDGELQALKSMPLTRYPQEWHEVLEKLEPGEMSGVLEHGQGYVVLRLDSIEKDRVQDFEQRKEYIRNDLLYSRYNQAWKNEFAQLREKHNISVEKEETERFINAFVSGNGQ is encoded by the coding sequence ATGCAAAAAATTTATTTAACACTGGCAGTAATCCTTATCCTGTTTTTTGGACCAGGCTGCTCCGGTCAGGAATCCTTTGAACCACAGGCATCAATTAATGGCGAGCACTTGGATGCTGCACTGCTCAAGGCTTACGCGGAAAGGCTGTCCAGCTCTGAAAAAACCAGGGGTAATCTCAGCCCGGAGAGCATTCTGGAGCATGTCCAGAACATGGAGGCACTTATTGCCGAGGGCCGGGCCAGGGGATTTGAGGAAATGCCGCACTTTCGTCAGGCGGTTCATCAGTTCAAGGCCGAGCTTATGCACAGGGTGCTCCAGCCGGACCTTGTCCCGGAAATCTCCAGGGAAAGTATCAGCGATGAAGAAGTCAGGGCCTTTTTTGAAGAGAATATCAGTACTTACAGTCTGCCCGATCTGTATTCTGTGACGATTATGTCAGGGGAAAGCAGGCAGGCGGCGGAAGAGTTTTTGAGCGCAGTTCAGCAGGAACAGTCCCTAGAGGACCAGGCAGAGATGCGTGATGGAGAACTGCAGGCCCTTAAGTCCATGCCCCTGACCAGATATCCCCAGGAATGGCATGAAGTCCTGGAAAAGCTTGAACCTGGGGAAATGTCCGGGGTCCTGGAGCATGGTCAGGGATATGTGGTTTTGAGGCTGGACTCAATTGAAAAGGACAGGGTTCAGGACTTTGAACAGCGCAAGGAATATATTCGCAATGACCTTCTTTATTCCCGGTACAACCAGGCCTGGAAGAATGAGTTTGCTCAGCTCCGGGAAAAACACAATATATCGGTGGAAAAGGAAGAGACTGAAAGATTTATAAACGCATTTGTTTCTGGAAATGGACAGTGA
- a CDS encoding thioredoxin family protein: MNSRPLILVIILVITAGAYFAFGTGVRGPGPVKLPDEAHGRISIQYLMARMCSACQEMEPVLSQVKDTYKEQVFIHKIDVQARPGTIRAYGIRVVPALVFYGPDGTVFYRYEGSMTMDKISEVLEKAASFPEITGQDGSGQTTLPSPED, encoded by the coding sequence ATGAATTCAAGACCGTTGATACTGGTAATTATTCTGGTCATTACAGCAGGAGCATATTTTGCTTTTGGCACAGGAGTCCGAGGTCCAGGTCCAGTCAAATTGCCGGATGAAGCACATGGCCGGATCAGCATTCAATACCTGATGGCCCGGATGTGTTCTGCCTGCCAGGAAATGGAGCCTGTCCTAAGTCAGGTCAAAGACACTTATAAAGAGCAGGTGTTTATCCATAAAATCGATGTTCAAGCCAGACCGGGAACCATCAGGGCCTACGGCATAAGGGTTGTTCCGGCCCTGGTCTTTTACGGGCCAGACGGGACTGTGTTTTACAGATATGAAGGAAGCATGACTATGGATAAGATTTCAGAGGTCCTGGAAAAGGCGGCTTCTTTTCCTGAAATAACAGGTCAAGATGGGTCCGGACAGACAACCCTTCCAAGTCCTGAGGATTAA
- a CDS encoding HU family DNA-binding protein, protein MNKTELIERVAERTGMSKSQVKKSIREMISVIIEEVQKGEKVNITGFGAFSLSKRQARNGYNPRTGGQISIPARNFPKFKPGKVFKDVTG, encoded by the coding sequence GTGAACAAGACTGAGCTTATTGAAAGAGTGGCCGAGAGGACAGGGATGTCCAAGTCCCAGGTCAAAAAGTCCATCAGAGAAATGATCAGTGTGATAATTGAAGAAGTCCAGAAAGGAGAAAAGGTCAATATCACCGGGTTCGGGGCCTTTTCCCTGAGCAAAAGACAGGCCCGCAATGGCTACAACCCCCGGACCGGAGGTCAGATATCCATTCCAGCCCGTAATTTTCCCAAGTTTAAGCCAGGCAAGGTTTTCAAAGACGTAACCGGTTGA
- a CDS encoding DUF2325 domain-containing protein translates to MTAAIIGGMDRLQPHYQKTAKKAGYKLKMFTGTENTINERIGNIDLMIIFTNKVSHSARKCALNAAKAENIPVMMCHSCGVSTLKECLEKRDCPLRGK, encoded by the coding sequence ATGACCGCAGCAATTATCGGCGGGATGGACCGGCTGCAGCCCCATTACCAGAAGACAGCCAAAAAGGCCGGATACAAACTGAAGATGTTTACCGGCACGGAAAATACCATCAATGAACGCATAGGCAACATCGACCTGATGATTATCTTTACCAACAAAGTATCCCACAGCGCCCGCAAATGTGCCCTGAACGCGGCCAAGGCTGAGAACATACCCGTGATGATGTGTCATTCATGCGGAGTATCAACCCTTAAGGAATGCCTGGAAAAGCGGGATTGCCCCTTGCGGGGAAAATGA
- a CDS encoding polyhydroxyalkanoic acid system family protein has protein sequence MPTSTISIPTILTEKTALNRIKYLAEDLLEEHGHHVLHISQNLDNSHSDIVLNLGGYTLTGNLIIFPGQVRLEITYPWTALPYKKRVEQEIREILSTLLS, from the coding sequence ATGCCCACTTCGACCATCAGCATCCCGACCATCCTGACTGAAAAAACCGCCCTGAACAGGATAAAATACCTTGCTGAAGACCTCTTGGAAGAGCATGGGCATCACGTACTCCATATCAGCCAGAATCTGGACAACAGCCATTCTGACATAGTTCTGAACCTGGGAGGATATACCCTGACCGGCAATCTGATCATTTTCCCCGGACAGGTTCGACTGGAAATTACCTACCCCTGGACTGCCCTGCCCTATAAAAAAAGGGTGGAACAGGAAATCAGGGAAATCCTTTCCACCCTGCTCAGCTGA
- a CDS encoding HMA2 domain-containing protein: MIVSSIPGRIRIRHDSLKDLETSTSLSESLRKRDGISSIKPNITTGSMLICFRPEIISLSSLRALIKDFSLDQGKSGSASRPWNRSRTAKRGMLTCLGMALAMAGLDQEDAHVLFGLGFLGFLGLHLNIHKNRVLK; the protein is encoded by the coding sequence ATGATAGTCAGTTCCATCCCTGGAAGAATAAGAATCAGGCATGACTCTCTGAAGGATCTGGAAACCAGCACCAGCTTGAGTGAATCTCTCCGGAAAAGGGACGGTATTTCCTCAATCAAGCCAAATATCACCACCGGAAGCATGCTGATCTGCTTCAGACCTGAGATAATTTCCCTTTCCAGCCTCAGAGCCTTGATCAAGGACTTTTCCCTTGACCAGGGCAAGAGCGGTTCGGCTTCCAGACCCTGGAACAGATCCAGAACAGCCAAGCGCGGAATGCTGACCTGTCTGGGTATGGCCCTGGCCATGGCCGGCCTGGACCAGGAAGACGCCCATGTCCTTTTTGGCCTTGGCTTCCTTGGCTTCCTGGGCCTTCACCTGAATATCCATAAAAACAGGGTATTAAAATAG